The sequence below is a genomic window from Hippocampus zosterae strain Florida chromosome 7, ASM2543408v3, whole genome shotgun sequence.
AAGGCGGGTTTAGCTAACTAAGCTAAGTCGCGCTCCCCGCTCTCGGTTGCTAGCATGCTTTTGAaatcaaagcaacaacaaaggCAAACAAGGAAGCAGGAGATTTTGGTTCcaggaagagggaaaaaaaactacccaGCTGATGCTACCTGGCCTGTTGGGGTTTCTGAGCAGACAAGCAGGTGATGCGTTGTGAACGGAGGTGGAGGTGTGGTTGCTGAGGTCCATCACAGAGGGCGGCGGGGCGCTGATGGGCGTGGGCGGGGCTGGCAGAGGGACATGGTGCTggtgctggtgctgctgctggtgctgctgcGCGGGGTTGGAGGAGATGCCGTTCTCGGACAGGAACTCCTCCAGGTCCATGTACTCCAGCTGGAAGCTGTCGCCATCGTAGGGCAGCATCTTGTCCCACAAAGTGGGCCCCAGGAAGGCCGACTGCGGGATGCTGCACTCCTCGTCCAGCTTGTTCTCCTTGTCGCGATCTTTGACAAACACTGACACcacccaaaaatagaaaatatcgGAAATATGACTCTCAAGGAAGGCCTGGGCAACTCATGGGAATTTTGATTGTCATGACCCCCCCtaaccccataaaaaaaaattatgatcaaAGAAAATCCCTTGACGTCTCCAAGTTCCCAACGTTCTGAAATATTCACGAGAACAAGTTGTATCACAATTTATTTCTTCTCCTATTTTGATATCTAAGGTCAAGGCATGAACgcgttattattattcatttttaaaattgcttttatttcaacatataatttttactttcatttattttgtggttgttctttgaagttgtttttaaagttgagtttttcaGGTCAGCGAGTACAAATGGTACGAGTTTTACTTACTTTCTGGGAAAATCATAACAGTGCGAGGACGagttgaagtattttttttaataattactACAAAGTTAGTGTCATTGTAAATTTTAGCaacacacctaaaaaaaatagtcatcttCTACAACACAAAGTGGACAAAACGTATTCAGTCATAATAATGAAAAGGGCTGGACCCCCTCACTCACTTGAGCCGCAGTGCTTTTGTTTGCGTCCGATTATGACCTAAAAttgtataaaaacaaataatttcatgTGCCGCTTAGAGGATGAAAGCAACGTTCAGCCTTTTCGGGTCATGGGAGTCAAACACATGACATCCAAATCAACACTTCTTCCCTCCCAGTCTTCACAAGGATCCCAACTCCATACACTGGCCGAAAGAAGACactttgccccccacccctaaaaaaaaaacctttattgtCGGTCAACTAACTTTATAAGATCACGGAGTTAAGTTTGGTGACCATCGTTGCTTCAAAGAGACACGCGGCTTGCCGTTCTTGACTTCTACGATTCCAAATTATATTCCTAATGTCTTGGGCGAGCGATGAGAATCAGGAGAGAATGTTTCTTACCGTCATGGTGGTGCCTGCTGGGGAGCTTGACCGGGTTCTCCAGCAGCGACTTGAGGACTCCGTGCGCAGCCACCGCGCCGGGCACAAAAGTTGCATTCAGGGAACTCGCGTGCACTCGGGACATCTTGTCCATGCCGACCCCCCCGCCTAAAGCCTAGAGCCGACAAGACCCGAGGGGAACGTAAAGCCTCGCGCTGTCTTGCTTGGCGTCACCACAGCGAAAAAGGAGCGAGCGTTGACGGGAGCGCGCACTACCAGCGGCGGCGAGCACGTCGTTGACGAAGAAGAGCTTGGCGAGCGACTCTTCAAATCGACTCCGCGAATCACTGAAATGGCAACGGCTCGCTTTCGAATAAAAAGGACACCTGGGTCGGAACGACCTAACCACGTCGAAGCTAGAAAATTGTTTGGTCGACCAATGAAAAATCTACACgacggggacaaaaaaaaaatagcccgcAAAAAACAGCTCGTTCCATGCTCTCGAGGGATGCTGACGTCGCGGCTGAAGACACGCCCCCTGTCATTGAGTTTGGCAACTGCAATTGGCAAAGCTGCACCCGaaataaacaaattcaaatcCTAACTATCAAATTTGGAAGTTTTCACCAAAAACGCGGTCAACAATGACGATAGTTTAATTGATGAAACACCTTGTATTCATAAACAAGAGCTTTATTCAAAATAGATGTAGAAAATCGCATCTAAAGAagaaaatatactttttaatCTGTGTATTTCTATATATTTATAACGGGAAGGTTATACAACCTGATAAAAGGtgaacaattacaataaaatgtttccTGACACTCCTTTGCTCAAAGtgtaatgacattttaatttcattgcaattaaTGTAATTATATCGTATTTAGATGGATTTCGGTTGAACTGTGCTGCTCATATTGTGCAGTTTTTCAGCTAAAACAGTGGTAGCAGGTGCCTCTTTTCTGCTTCAAGTCCATTCGCGCGACCCTTTGACTTGGAAAGCGCAACCCTCAAAGATCATAATCACACTTTTTCATGACGCTTCCCCTTTATCACAGCGCGCGCgcgagcgcacgcacacacacacagaggaacgCTGGATCACATGAGTGGGCCGGCTTGACCTACTTTTAACCAATCAGAGGCCAGAACAATCCTGCGCccgcgcacgcatgcacgcacacaagccGCGAacgccccgcccccgcccgccctATCACGTTGAATCTCATGTGCTCCACACTGCGAGCAAAACAAATGAAGGCAAGCAAGCATGCAAAGGCAAAAGAGGGGGCAAGCTAGGAAGAAACAAAGTAAATCGGATCAAGTTTTTAGCACTAAAAACcttgcagattaaaaaaaaaactttacgtgaattatttttcaacatTATAAAATAAACACGCAACGCTTAATTTCAATGCATTTCTCTCAGTATTTTTTGATCACTTCGCGACCATTCTGAgacaatcacaatgtcccacCACTGCCCGCGGCGTATAAATGTGAAGTCTACCGTTGAGTTGACAGTCACATGGGTGCCCGGAGACAATCACAAAGTCACCACGGCAACGGTTGCTGTGGCGATGTCATGTTGACCTTGGCGTGGACGGAAAAAGTAGGGCGGTGAGCAAGCTGGACCAAGGCCTCAGGCAGGGCCGAGGACACGTAGGCGTCGAACAAACGGCGCCCCCTCGTGGACAGCACAGGAACAGCCGGATTACGGATTATTACCCTGTTACGTAACGACAGGCGCTGGCAGCAACTTTTCTACTCTTAGTTTCGCATTCAGCCCATAAACAGTCGTctttccccccctccaaaaaatggATTGAAAACATCCCCATATTTGTGTGTTCTTGTTTGCTGTTGTGTATTTGAACAGGATTTTCTCAGGCTTCCAGCTGCTGCCGTCGCACACTTGCTATTAATAACCATGCCCGCACACTCTGCTCGACCCCGCGTGTCAAGTAATCAGATTACCGCAGCCTTTTATATTCAGTTACATTGCGAGGAAAAGCACGAATCAGTTTCACgctcaccaacacacacacacattgatttcTCGCTATGACATaacagtgtgttttgtgtgctttTATAAAGCTTGATCATAGACATcatcataaacaaacaaataaaataaaaacgtgtttttggaatgcagctTCAGGCGATAAAAAGTGTCTTTTTCACTCGAGACTTTCTTCTTGCTTCTGATTGGCTCGGATGTTTTCAACAGTCCAGCTTGTTGtgttttcctgttttgtttccaatcatattttcagaaaatgctagtttcaaaagcaaaagaaagacaacgaaaacaaatactaaacccattttttttaatgaacaatgCAGCTTGCTTTTTATCTATTAGTACTCGTGTACTCACAGCCATTTGTTTCCATACCAACAAGAGGCTCCTCCTCCTAAATTTCAATCTTCTGCTCGCCGTTTGTGGCATCCATTGTTCTTGTCACGGAAACGACCATCGGCGCACTCCAAGAGGTGGTCTGCGTCACAtgactgccaaaaaaaaaaaaaatacaaagaagacaTCACTCGACAGTAGCAAATAAAGGTTGCCATGGTATCAACAGATGACAACATTACAAAGAATCCAACTTGACAGTGAAGGCCGGCTATAAAAAGTCCGACAAGAAAAAGAGCGCCGAGTACGTACTCAATGAAATACTTGACACCGTGCTCCGTATATGCCTCCTCCCAGCCATAAGGAAGTGCtgtggcgcacacacacacacaagaaagcaacaaaaacaaagagtgacacacttaacaacaacaaaaaacagtattgaaatatattaataaacaaacaaaacacgatTTTTTGTTAAAATGGACCCAAGAGTTAAAgacaaaaaggcaacaaaaacaTCTTGGCAGatgaacaataaacaaaaagttgaaatcaTGAATCGGCAgtaatgatgtcattttttttccccatgtcagGAAGCTACGCTTTGATGTCAATGTGTCATAGTTATTACTAAAAATTGTTCTGCCCCAATTTCATGTCGATGTGCACCTGTCGCGTTTTGTTTGCGCTGTGTCAGattaaggggaggggggggtggaggtgttTTTCTCAGTGGAAAGCGGCTCCCTGCCCGATTGTCATCCTTCACTACAACAAAGACGCGCAAAGGTGATGAGGAGGACGATGATGCAGCTCTTTTgtgaggaaagaaagaaaataagaaataaggaaacaaaacaaaaacttcacATGCCaaggacttaaaaaaataaaactgcccaaaaacaagtgacaaataaaattaaaaaaaagaaaaaataatagaaatacAAATTGCAACAAATGAGTGTCATAAATGTCCCAAAACACAGAAATTCAACCAAAAAATTGACACTAAATGATCCCAAAATGCACGCAAAAAAATCTCAGAACAAATTTTCACCAATAAAATGACGAAATGTAACCAGAACTCCAAAAAGCGAGCAAACGTGACACACATCACCCAATTAAAattataatgaaataaaaagtgagAAATATAAGAGCGAACGCATTTCGTGAAGTCTGGAAAGACAACACGTGGCCAGAAGACATCACAGCAAGACAAACTTTATTGGCAAGTTTGGActtgacaaagacaaacaaacaatcctGCTTGGAAAACAAACTCCAACTATGAATTGGGCTTTGTGCCGAAAAACGCCTGCCGACCGACAGTACGTCTCCTCCATCTTGACACGCATGTGCCAAGCGCCATCAGGTATCCTAGCAACAGGCGACGTGATGAAAAGCACATGGAAGGAAAACTCTCCTGCATCCACATGACCTACTTTCTTTCTTGGGACTCTATTCATCACATAtggccaccaccatcatcatcatcaacctggcgtgtgtgtgtgtgtgtgtgtgtgtgtgtgtgtgtgtgtgtgctcgtgcTAATTAGGTGAGGGTGATCTTTTTGCAAGTGGCTGACATAAGGCCCCAAAAGACTTTTGTTGACAGTTCCTTTATGAATCCTACCATCATCATCTTGTCCCGTCATCCCCCCCacctgacgcacacacacactgaaatactgtgtgtgtgtgtgtgtgtaaaacttcATCCGAGCATTAATGTCTTTGTAAATGTTGAAAACAgagatttgaacacaaacagtgcagcaaGAAACACAGACGGCCAAATCGCAAGAGCGACAGGCCTCTGTTCTTTATGCTCTGCCCAAAAAAATAAGTGGAATACTACTGCGGCTGATTTTTGGCGGTCTTCTTTGTGTATGATGGCGTCTCGCTCGTGGGCGCGGCGCACACAGCACGAGGaccagcacaatgtccattgaaattATGCATGTCAAGTACGAGTAGAAACGGGTGTATTTCATTCCATCCTAGGGAATCGTTATGATGACGACGAAACGTTTTTACACAGTACACGAGTGTCGAGTGCTACTTTCCTGACTGAAAAGAGACACAGATGCAGTTTTGGTGAAGCGCATGCAGGTTCGAAGAGCACACGTGGCGTCTACGGAGAAGAAGCGAGGCAACGTGGCTGAGCTGCTCCACGCGGTGAGCGACGGCGAGTGTCGAAACGGGGAGGGCACTCCCTCGCGACAGAGGCGGATGTCCACTAGGGGGCGCATGCGGGCGGGGCTCAagagagaagaggaagaggaaggcagGAGGAAGTCACAAGGAAGTCACGTAAGCTTTCATGCAAGTCCCAAGTtactgggaaagaaaaaaatgtgtaaaataaagTCGTGCAATGTTGTTTCGTCGCAATATATTCGGGTACTTTCGGCAACTTTGCACTTGCGCAATACTTGCATATTTTTCCAGACATAACCCTTGAGAATACACATTTTCAAATACAAGCAGTCACGCGCAGCCTTCCCAAATTTCGCCCGAGCAAAGTCCCGCGTCGTCCGATTGCGGACTCGAAAGTTTGACTTACTGTCCACGTCCAGGAAGTTCCCGACGCTGGTCCTCAGGTGGTGCGCTTCCTTGGCCAGCGCCGCCGCGGTCCACGAGCTCTCGTGTCGCGAGGGTCCGCCTTTCGAGGGCCCCTTGACGTCTGCGCAGCTGcagccaaaaaacaacaaaaaaaaaaaaacagcgcgtCAACCGATTGACATCTTCACACGACGACAAATTGTTCGATGATGTTCTTCAATTGGCAGCGTCGAGATGAATTCGCTTGGAAGAAGCGTGGCGGCTCTGAATGACATTGTGACACTTTCTTCGGGAACGTTCGTCGATTGAACACGTCTTACGGCTTTCCGATGCACTTTATTATAATATAGTTTGACAGCAACAGTTACTGCGAATGACTTCATattcagatctttttttttttaaatgtactacGTGACCTACAGTAGCAGCACACGCGTTatgttttggttttgaaaaGACAGCCACTGGCCTACAAAGGTGTAAGAACAGGTGAGGACAAAACGGTGTGGGGGGTGGTCACTGAAAGgatgtggggatgggggggggtgttatgaaACATAACACgttgaccccctccccccccgccccccaacacaACAGTCGCACAAACACAATCTCGCTTAACGGAGAGCGGCCGACTGACCTGATTGACTGAGGCGGATTTACGCAAGAGTCATGTCGCAGCGAAATCGATCGCATTCGCACGGCACAAACGAGCCGGTAAGACGTCGAGCGGGACGCTCGCAGGGGTCAAACGGAGGTCAACCGCAATGGAGCAAAGAAGGGAGTAGGCACGCGGGAAGCAATAAACGGCACTCGGCAATTCGTTTGCTGATAAACGCGTTGAGGAGCCGAAAGCCACATGGGCGCCGCCGTTTGGCAACGAGGCTCAATGGCGGCGGGCGGTCATGAGCAGCAGGCTACTTAACAGCGGCGGGCCCACCTGGGATCACGCAAGTGGGTCAGAGCGGCAAGGGAAGCCGACAGACCCAATTgcgttaaatttaaaaaaaaaaaaaaacagagggaaGTCAAAATACAGAGTGTGTTCATCTTTCAAAAAAAGTCGGTGACATCATCACGCTCACTCCGAAAGCGgatggacaaacaaaacaagtcaaaagTGTTGGACTTGGATGTACCTGGTGGGCCCGAGTCCTTCAAGCAGGAACTCTTGAACATTCTGAGGAGAAAACACACAATTGAAATCTGGATGGAATACTGTacttcaaagcttttttttgggggggggggggggtcactgtaGTGGCCACCTAATTAGGTACGCAAGCTCCATCGCACTCTTTCTCACCGCGACGAACGTCAGCAGTTTTGCGGTCGCCGTCTCCAACGTTTTCTTGGCGGCGTCGCTCTTCCGCAGCTGGCATTGCAGCACGGCCGCCGCCTTCTTCAGTTGCTCGACGTCCTCCTGCCACAAGAAACCGCTGAGGAAAGCGGCGCCGGACAAATTTCTCCTCACAGGGTCAGAAAGCCAGTGTGCGTCCTAACCTTATTGTCCAggcgaggagcaggaggaggatgaagaggctCTTTGCCCCCCCGAGTCTTCAGCTCGGCGATCTCGGCTTCCAGCAGGTGGACCACCTCTTCATAGTCCATCTCCATCCCGCGGGCTTGCTTGCGGGCCTCCTCGGCCAGCTCCGCCCGTGCCCGCAGCGCCTGCGTTTCCTCCGCGGCCGCCTTGGCTTCCTGCCGGTGGGGGGGAGGAAGTCGGTGAGGCAAGAAGCCGCGGCTTTTCCAAACGCTCGCAAAAACAAGTTTGGCGCTCAAAGTCCGCTGTTGGAGTTAGATAACTGACAGATGAAGCCGGTCGCTAGTAGCggaagttaaaaaacaaaacaaaaacgtccaAATGTCATTCTCAAGTAAGGTATTAATTGTAGTGTGTGTATTTGGagtaacggggggggggggggggggggggctgtttcaCATTGAACGGACACATTCGCAGGTAGGGGGGCACGTTGGTGCggtactgaaaaaaaacccggacTGGATTTCCCGCCAATCACAGGGGTCCGCCTTTCCCAATGGGCCTATTTTGGCAGAGAAGTGTGCGCGCTACTGGTTGAGTAACTAATGGATCACAGCAGGAGTTGTCTTGGGTCCAGCTGTGGTGGTCTGGGGAAgggtggaggtggtggggggacaCAGGGGCACTCTTGTCTGAGTAGTGTGCACAATTACAAAcattattgacaaaaaaaaggggggggggtgtgaagagaggggaaaaaaagtgagcgAGTGTGCGGCTTTTGTGGAAGCGAGGTGGCGTTGACGCGGCGACGGTGAGGCCGACACGTATCAGATTGTCGTCGCCATGACAACGCACACCGCCTGCCTTGCTTCCGAGCACTTCTTTTCCCTCGTCATCCTTTCTTTCCTTCCATTTTGTCTTCCTTCCGTCAGGGCCATTCTTTCAATCTTCCCTCATTGAAAGTTACCTTTCAGCCTTCTTTCCTTTGTTCCCTtgtccatccttccttccttttcatGCCTTgatatgtgcttttttttcccccccgagcaTCAAattccttccctccctcctttATTCTTCCCTTCCAACAAACCTGCTTTTGATTCAGTCCCTCGTATCCTTGCCTTTGCATCAACCTCCATTTCCGCCTCTTATttattaacaaaacaaaacaaggactGAAGTGTTTACCAACTTTGTCCAAATGAAGCTCATGACTGCTTCCTCATTTCTCTCTCGATGAGGCTGAGAGACTTCAGCTGTggatcacaaacaaacaaaaaaaaggaagccgttttttttttcttcctctccccATCTTTGAACGAAGGCTGCACACTCCTCCCACGCCAGCCAGCCAGGACCACTTTGCCTGCTTTTaagttaaaaagtaaaaataaaaataaaaaaaagcgaaGCTGATGCATGGAGGTGAGCCCACCTCCACCTGATGAGCTATTTTCAACGCCAGGCGCCCACTTGCGCTCTCCCACGCGCCACGCCGCGAGTCAAGTGAAGGCATATTGCATCGAGTCCCCAAATATGTGTATGATTGATGAAAGGCGGACATTCCGAAGATTTTAACTGCACGCAATGACGCGACGTGCTATGTTCCAACCTGTCTGACGCTGTCCAGCTCTTCCTCCATCTGCCGCTGAACCCTGTGAGACTCCAGCAGCTGATCCTGAACATCAGACGACATCCACAcca
It includes:
- the LOC127604972 gene encoding hepatic leukemia factor-like isoform X1; this translates as MDKMSRVHASSLNATFVPGAVAAHGVLKSLLENPVKLPSRHHHDVFVKDRDKENKLDEECSIPQSAFLGPTLWDKMLPYDGDSFQLEYMDLEEFLSENGISSNPAQQHQQQHQHQHHVPLPAPPTPISAPPPSVMDLSNHTSTSVHNASPACLLRNPNRPGLPNFRNTPSPIDPESIQGPVGYEPDPADLALSSVPGQEMFDPRECKFSPEELKPQPMIKKARKVFIPEDLKQDDKYWARRRKNNVAAKRSRDARRLKENQIAIRAGYLEKENLALRQEVGELRKELGRTKNILAKYEAQHGGL
- the LOC127604972 gene encoding hepatic leukemia factor-like isoform X2 codes for the protein MDKMSRVHASSLNATFVPGAVAAHGVLKSLLENPVKLPSRHHHDVFVKDRDKENKLDEECSIPQSAFLGPTLWDKMLPYDGDSFQLEYMDLEEFLSENGISSNPAQQHQQQHQHQHHVPLPAPPTPISAPPPSVMDLSNHTSTSVHNASPACLLRNPNRPGLPNFRNTPSPIDPESIQGPVGYEPDPADLALSSVPGQEMFDPRECKFSPEELKPQPMIKKARKVFIPEDLKDDKYWARRRKNNVAAKRSRDARRLKENQIAIRAGYLEKENLALRQEVGELRKELGRTKNILAKYEAQHGGL